One stretch of Natronobacterium gregoryi SP2 DNA includes these proteins:
- a CDS encoding 50S ribosomal protein L10, giving the protein MSAEAERKTENLPQWKKEEVEELADLLEDYESVGIVGLTGIPSKQLQDMRRDLHGSAELRVSRNTLQIRALEEAGYDDLVSDVEGHVGLIATNDNPFALYKELEASKTPAPINEGEVAPNDIVIPEGDTGVDPGPFVGELQGIGANARIEDGSIQVMEDSTVLEAGEEVSVDLANVLNELGIEPKEVGLDLRAVVAEGVLFDPEDLDIDIEAYESDVQTAAARARNLAVNAEFPTASTVPTLVAKATGEAKSLGLQAAIEDEALMPDLVSKADAQLRALAVQIDDEEALPEELQDVEAPAAPAADEGDREDESADDQDEAEADDADTDDDEDDDGDGAEGLGEMFG; this is encoded by the coding sequence ATGAGCGCTGAAGCTGAACGCAAAACCGAGAACCTTCCACAGTGGAAGAAAGAAGAAGTCGAGGAGCTCGCGGATCTCCTCGAGGATTACGAGAGCGTCGGGATCGTCGGTCTCACCGGCATTCCCTCGAAACAGCTTCAGGATATGCGCCGCGATCTGCACGGCAGCGCAGAGCTGCGCGTCAGCCGCAACACCCTGCAGATCCGCGCACTCGAGGAGGCAGGCTACGACGACCTCGTTTCCGACGTGGAAGGCCACGTCGGCCTGATCGCCACGAACGACAACCCCTTCGCGCTCTACAAGGAACTCGAGGCGTCGAAGACGCCGGCTCCGATCAACGAGGGCGAAGTCGCTCCGAACGACATCGTGATCCCAGAAGGGGACACGGGCGTCGATCCGGGGCCGTTCGTCGGTGAGCTTCAGGGCATCGGCGCGAACGCACGCATCGAGGACGGCTCGATTCAGGTCATGGAGGACTCGACGGTTCTAGAGGCCGGCGAAGAAGTCTCTGTAGACCTGGCGAACGTTCTTAACGAGCTCGGTATCGAGCCCAAGGAAGTCGGGCTCGATCTGCGTGCCGTCGTCGCCGAAGGGGTTCTTTTCGACCCAGAAGACCTCGACATCGACATCGAGGCCTACGAGAGCGACGTTCAGACGGCCGCCGCTCGCGCACGGAACCTCGCGGTCAACGCGGAGTTCCCGACTGCGTCGACGGTTCCAACGCTCGTCGCCAAGGCAACGGGCGAGGCCAAGAGCCTCGGCTTGCAGGCCGCTATCGAGGACGAAGCGCTCATGCCCGACCTCGTCTCCAAGGCAGACGCACAGCTTCGTGCGCTCGCGGTTCAGATCGACGACGAGGAAGCGCTGCCGGAGGAGTTGCAGGACGTCGAAGCGCCTGCAGCGCCGGCAGCTGACGAGGGCGATCGAGAAGACGAATCGGCAGACGACCAAGACGAGGCTGAGGCCGACGACGCCGACACCGACGACGACGAAGACGACGACGGTGACGGTGCAGAAGGCCTCGGCGAGATGTTCGGATAA
- the rpl12p gene encoding 50S ribosomal protein P1: MEYVYAALILNESGEEINEDNLTDVLDAAGVDVEESRVKALVAALEDVDIDDAVEEAAAAPAAAAGGAAAGGAAADDGGDEDSEEDEEADVPDTTDEDDDEDEEADGEGLGELFG; encoded by the coding sequence ATGGAATACGTTTACGCTGCACTCATCCTGAACGAATCGGGCGAAGAGATCAACGAAGACAACCTCACCGACGTGCTCGACGCTGCTGGCGTCGACGTCGAAGAGTCCCGCGTCAAGGCACTCGTCGCTGCCCTCGAGGATGTCGACATCGACGATGCCGTCGAGGAAGCCGCCGCTGCACCCGCCGCAGCCGCCGGTGGTGCCGCTGCTGGTGGTGCTGCCGCCGACGACGGTGGCGACGAGGATAGCGAAGAAGACGAGGAAGCCGACGTCCCGGACACGACAGACGAGGACGACGACGAAGACGAGGAAGCTGACGGCGAAGGACTCGGCGAACTCTTCGGTTAA
- a CDS encoding IS1595 family transposase produces the protein MIPLDVFGSESVAADLLEQVRWRNGVTCPRCRSDLTVKNGSYGHFQRYLCKNCDRTFNDKTGTIFAHSKVALRKWLFSIYAFLRFNTSLRQLQIEIDVQYKTIYQRVERFTKALDAPSLDLVGPVEIDEVYVSAGLKGRERDQESRSRGLSTRGRGTYEQDKPPVFTIVDRGTGDRYVIPAKSADESTIRLLLENRQKEPLTVYTDGFRAYDPLAEDDAFDREYVVHGDGEYANENVHVNTCESHGSLLRPWLSPHRGISKDKLTQYLRAFQLRRKLLRKPGREALKHAIKATL, from the coding sequence ATGATCCCGCTAGATGTGTTTGGGTCGGAATCGGTCGCAGCGGACCTGTTAGAGCAGGTTCGCTGGCGTAACGGTGTTACTTGCCCTCGCTGCCGTTCTGACCTGACGGTCAAGAACGGTAGCTATGGGCACTTTCAGCGCTATCTCTGTAAGAATTGCGACCGCACGTTCAACGACAAGACCGGCACAATCTTCGCCCATTCGAAAGTCGCACTCAGAAAGTGGCTGTTCTCGATTTACGCGTTTCTCCGGTTTAACACGAGTCTTCGTCAACTTCAGATAGAGATCGACGTCCAGTACAAAACGATCTATCAGCGCGTCGAGCGCTTCACGAAGGCGCTTGATGCACCTTCGCTTGACCTTGTCGGACCGGTCGAAATCGATGAAGTCTACGTTTCTGCAGGGCTGAAAGGCCGCGAGCGCGACCAAGAGTCGCGCTCGCGTGGCCTGTCCACGCGTGGGCGAGGAACGTACGAGCAGGACAAACCGCCGGTGTTTACGATCGTCGATCGTGGCACCGGCGACCGATACGTGATCCCAGCGAAATCAGCCGACGAATCGACGATTCGGCTCCTTCTCGAAAACCGTCAGAAGGAGCCACTGACCGTCTACACTGACGGATTTCGTGCCTACGATCCACTGGCCGAGGACGACGCATTCGACCGCGAATACGTCGTCCACGGCGACGGCGAATACGCCAACGAAAACGTACACGTCAACACCTGCGAGAGCCACGGATCGCTGCTGCGACCGTGGCTCTCGCCTCATCGAGGCATCTCAAAAGACAAGCTCACACAGTATCTCCGAGCGTTCCAACTTCGACGAAAGCTACTGCGGAAACCAGGGAGAGAAGCGCTCAAACACGCTATCAAAGCGACGCTATGA
- a CDS encoding lycopene cyclase domain-containing protein produces MTPPLSYLGFHAVFVLPAIAVLGSLAAWRSNAWLTREGVTGLAILLVLAVAYTTPWTNHMIPVGVWWYGEDVLVGRIWHTPIEEYLFFILQPILTAFVLFQFPVKTDRSLRIPASHRLVGALGGIAICVVGWTLLEGQTYYLGSLLFWAGPILAIQWSFGLTYLWRVRYPVSLAVALPTLYLWVIDRIAIEWGIWAISAVHTTGYEIAGLPIEEALFFLSTNVFVVQGIVLYVWLIDRIDELPPLEWHRRVGGN; encoded by the coding sequence ATGACACCGCCGCTCTCGTATCTCGGATTTCACGCCGTCTTCGTTCTGCCGGCGATTGCCGTCCTCGGTTCGCTCGCCGCGTGGCGTTCCAACGCGTGGCTGACTCGTGAAGGCGTCACGGGGCTTGCGATACTGCTCGTTCTCGCGGTGGCGTACACGACGCCGTGGACCAACCACATGATTCCCGTCGGCGTCTGGTGGTACGGCGAGGATGTGCTGGTGGGACGGATCTGGCACACACCGATCGAAGAGTACCTCTTTTTTATCTTGCAGCCGATTTTAACTGCGTTCGTCCTCTTCCAGTTCCCCGTGAAGACCGACCGCTCGCTCCGGATACCCGCAAGCCATCGACTCGTCGGTGCTCTCGGAGGGATTGCTATCTGTGTCGTCGGTTGGACGCTGCTCGAGGGCCAGACGTACTATCTCGGCTCGCTGTTGTTCTGGGCGGGGCCGATTCTCGCGATTCAGTGGTCGTTCGGGCTCACCTACCTGTGGCGCGTTCGCTACCCCGTGTCGCTTGCGGTCGCTCTCCCGACGCTGTACCTGTGGGTCATAGACCGGATCGCTATCGAGTGGGGAATCTGGGCTATCTCAGCGGTCCACACGACCGGCTACGAGATTGCGGGACTCCCGATCGAGGAGGCACTCTTTTTTCTCTCGACGAACGTATTTGTCGTCCAGGGAATCGTGCTCTACGTCTGGCTGATCGACCGCATCGACGAACTCCCGCCACTCGAGTGGCATCGGAGGGTCGGGGGTAACTGA
- a CDS encoding Brp/Blh family beta-carotene 15,15'-dioxygenase: protein MGADASLESTTAPERRASRLSLGFGGLTVVSGLVIVAAVDSLPLVYQYLPLVATVVLFGLPHGAVDHLVLPRARNNPITARSLAFVGLLYLVVGASYAVVWFVAPAAAFALFILVTLFHWGQGDVYALLEFVDADHLETRASRVLALFVRGGLPMLVPLVAFPDQYAFVAETLIGLFDPAGAAALEPVFEPTARALVGVGFGVLVVLSLALGYYRADTLEPWLIDAGETLGLVAFFAVVPPILAIGLYFALWHSIRHILRTLLVDGPAIAALATGNDLAALGRFARDAAPLTAGALVVLGGLALLVPQTPATVPGVAALYLVCIAVLTLPHVVVVSLLDLEQRIWTVD, encoded by the coding sequence ATGGGAGCCGACGCTTCGCTCGAGTCGACGACCGCTCCAGAGCGGCGAGCGAGCCGACTCAGTCTCGGATTTGGCGGACTCACCGTCGTCTCTGGGCTCGTGATCGTCGCTGCCGTCGATTCGTTACCGCTGGTCTACCAGTACCTTCCGCTGGTGGCGACTGTCGTTCTCTTCGGACTCCCCCACGGCGCAGTCGACCACCTCGTGCTCCCGCGTGCACGGAACAACCCCATTACGGCCCGATCACTGGCGTTCGTCGGCCTGCTTTATCTCGTCGTCGGAGCGAGCTACGCTGTCGTCTGGTTCGTCGCTCCCGCGGCCGCGTTCGCTCTTTTCATCCTCGTGACGCTGTTTCACTGGGGGCAAGGTGACGTCTACGCCCTGCTCGAGTTCGTCGACGCGGATCACCTCGAAACCAGAGCTAGCCGTGTCCTCGCGCTTTTCGTCCGTGGTGGCTTGCCGATGCTCGTCCCGCTCGTCGCCTTCCCCGACCAGTACGCCTTCGTCGCCGAAACGTTGATCGGGCTGTTCGATCCGGCTGGGGCAGCCGCACTCGAGCCGGTGTTTGAACCAACGGCCCGGGCGCTCGTCGGCGTGGGGTTCGGTGTGCTCGTCGTCCTGTCGCTGGCGCTCGGTTATTACAGGGCGGACACGCTCGAGCCGTGGCTAATCGACGCCGGCGAGACACTGGGTCTCGTCGCGTTTTTCGCCGTCGTCCCGCCGATCCTCGCCATCGGGCTGTACTTCGCGCTGTGGCACTCGATCCGACACATTCTCCGGACGCTACTTGTCGATGGGCCAGCGATCGCGGCTCTCGCGACGGGGAACGACCTCGCCGCGCTGGGCCGGTTCGCCCGCGACGCGGCACCGCTGACGGCTGGCGCACTCGTTGTCCTCGGCGGACTGGCGCTGCTCGTCCCGCAAACGCCCGCGACCGTTCCCGGAGTCGCCGCGCTGTACCTGGTCTGTATCGCGGTGTTGACTCTCCCTCACGTCGTCGTCGTTTCCCTGCTCGATCTCGAGCAGCGCATCTGGACAGTGGACTGA